Proteins found in one Paucidesulfovibrio longus DSM 6739 genomic segment:
- a CDS encoding GAK system ATP-grasp enzyme, which produces MKIGVVGTKGGWSTERLADTVGEIAGERLLIAIDEVRLDLPSGRALCNGVNLMDLDALIIKKIGSRYSPDLLDRLEILRYVAERGVPVFSSPLSILRVLDRLSCTITLQLAGIPMPPTTITESIDHALDAVREYGEAVFKPLYTSKARGMFVLRDGPEARKAVEEYKAENPIMYIQKTIDLQDSDLGLAFLGGEYLTTYARCKTNGAWNTTTESGGKYAPFDPPAEVIELARKAQSLFDLDFTCVDVALTDEGPFVFEVSAFGGFRGLLEARNIDAARLYAEYVLKKVDK; this is translated from the coding sequence GTGAAAATCGGAGTAGTTGGTACGAAAGGTGGCTGGTCCACGGAGCGTCTTGCCGACACGGTTGGAGAAATCGCTGGCGAGCGTCTGCTTATTGCCATCGATGAAGTGCGCCTGGACCTGCCGTCCGGTCGGGCTCTCTGCAACGGCGTAAATCTCATGGATCTCGACGCATTGATAATCAAGAAAATAGGATCCAGGTATTCGCCGGACCTTCTTGATCGCTTGGAAATCCTCCGCTATGTGGCCGAAAGGGGCGTGCCGGTCTTTTCCTCGCCGTTGAGCATCCTCAGGGTTCTGGACCGCCTTTCCTGCACGATCACGTTGCAGCTTGCGGGAATCCCGATGCCGCCCACGACGATTACAGAAAGCATTGACCACGCTTTGGACGCGGTGCGCGAATATGGCGAGGCCGTATTCAAGCCGCTCTACACCTCCAAGGCGCGCGGCATGTTCGTGCTTCGCGACGGTCCGGAAGCCCGCAAGGCCGTTGAGGAATACAAGGCCGAGAATCCGATCATGTACATCCAGAAAACCATCGACCTCCAGGACAGCGATCTGGGGCTGGCTTTCCTGGGCGGTGAATACCTGACGACCTATGCGCGCTGCAAGACCAACGGCGCCTGGAACACCACCACGGAATCCGGAGGGAAATACGCGCCGTTCGACCCGCCTGCGGAAGTCATCGAACTGGCGCGCAAAGCCCAGTCCCTTTTTGATCTCGATTTCACCTGCGTGGACGTGGCGCTCACGGACGAAGGGCCGTTTGTCTTCGAGGTGTCGGCGTTCGGCGGATTTCGCGGGCTGCTGGAGGCCAGAAACATTGACGCGGCACGACTCTATGCGGAATATGTGCTCAAGAAGGTGGACAAATGA